CGATCGCCGGCGCGAACTTGGCGTTCTCCGGGCAGTCGGTGGACTGCGGAACCAGGTCCGCTACACGATCTGGATCGAGGCGCAGGCCATTGCCCTGGTTGGCCTCGTGCTGGGGGGCGCATGCGGGTCAGTGATGCTCAAGTACGTGTTGGTGATGACGGAGCGCGACATCGCCGGCACGGCGCTGCCGTACACATTCCCGGTGGGCATCGCGGCTATGCTCGTTCCGATCATGCTGGTGTCGGCATTTGTCGCCGCCCTGTGGCCGGCAGAGTCCGCCGTGCGCGGATCGCTGGCGGAAGCACTCGAGTATGAATAGATCACTGACCGCGCTCGCCCTGGTCGCCGCGCTGGCATCGCCCGCCATCGTGCAGGCGCAGGATGCCCGCGAGATCATGCTGGAACAGCAGCGGCGGACCGACGCAAAGTCGCAGCGATGGGAAGGCCTGCTGCAGGTCTTCGACGCCAGCGGCAAGGTCTCCGACAAGCGCTGGGTGTTCGAGCGGCTGGGAGCGCACGGCGGGAGCAAGTCGCTACTGACGTTTGTCGCGCCGCCCGACGTGAAGGGCGTCATGCTTCTGGTGCTCAGCTATCCGGATCGCGCATCCGATCAGTGGATGTGGATCCCGGCCAACGAGCGCGAGCGCCGCGTGGCGCTCCAGGACCGCGCCACGCGGTTCTTCGGCACCGACTTCACATTCGAGGATCTCGAAGAACGCGACGTCGAGCAGTACAGCTACTCGATGGTTGGCGACGAAGCGATCGACGGCGTGGCCTGCTGGAAGATCGAGTCGCGGCCGAAGCAGGCAAAGGCCTCGCAGTATACGCGCTCATATATCTGGGTGCGAAAGGACAACTACGCGTTCCAGCAGTTCGAGAACTACATCAAGAAGGAACTCGTGCGCCGGCTGAAGTACTCGCGCATCGAACAGGTACAGGGCATCTGGAGCGCCCGAATGGCCGAAATGACTGACTTCAGGCGCAACAGCCGGACGGTGCTGACCTTCGAGAAACTGCTGTACAACACCCCGATGAACGAAGAGGGCTTCACGGTGCAGGCGTTGCGTCGAGGAAAGTAGGGGTACACCCGAATGACCCGCCCCTCACGCACCGTTCAACTTTTGACGCTGCTCCTGGCGGCGAGCGCCTGGATCGACGTGCCGGCGCGTGCCCAGGACGTCTCCCAGAAGGGCTTTCTCGACGTCAAGGCCATCGCGTACCCGCAGACGACAGTCATCGACGACACGCGGATCGTGGGGGAGGCGCTCCTTCGTCACGAAGTGACCCCGAGACCCGCCAGGTGGTTCAAGCTCGTCGGAGCGCTCGACGCCCGCGTCGGCACACACGGTCAGACCGCGTGGGATGGCCTGGACTGGTCCGATCGCCAGTCGGAACGCCCGTCGCTCGGCGTCCGCCGCCTGGATGCCACGATCAGCCACGGCTCCATGACCTTCAGTATCGGCAAGCAGTTCGTCCGCTGGGGAAAGACCGACACCATCAACCCCACGGACCGGTTTGCCCCGCGCGACTTTCTGACGGTGTTCGACAACGAGTACCTCGCCGTGACATCCGCCAGGCTCACGGCCGGGTCAGACGCCAGCATGATCGACATCGTGCTCGCCCGGTTCACGCCAAGCCGCATCCCACTGCTCGACCAGCGTTGGTCGGGGTCGGCGTCCACCGTGCCGGTGCTGGCGATTGAAGACCAGGGCGCTGCGTATCCCGACCGCCCCCAGATCGGCGCCAGATGGAGCCACCTTGGCAAGGGCTACGAGTTGTCAGTCTCGGGATTCAGCGGAAACAACCATCTCCCGTTGATGGCCGTCCAGCTCGTCCCGGCAGTCCAGCCCGGCGTGCCGCTTCAGCCCGGCATCGTGCCCCACGTGGCGATCACCAGGGTCTATCCGCAGATCTGGATGGTAGGGGGCGATGCGGCCGTGCCATTGACCTGGTTTGTCGCCAAGGGAGAGGTGGCCTATTTCGGTTCGACCGACGGGCGGACAGACGAATACGTGCTGTATGTCCTGCAGGCCGAACGGCAGATTGGTGAGTGGCTCGTCGTCGCGGGATACGCGGGAGAAGCCGTCACGGCAACGCGCACGCCGACGGGGTTCGCGTTTGATCGCGGGCTCACCCGCGCGGTGCTCGGACGTGCCAGCTACGCCATCGATACCAACCGGAGCCTCGCCATCGACGCGGCTATCCGCCAGGACGGCGCTGGCCATTGGCTGCGATGGGAATTCTCGCAGGCGAGGGGACAACACGTGCGTGTCACGGCACAGGCCACCTGGATCCACGGCTCCCAAACCAACTTCTTCGGCCGCTACAATCGCAATTCCAATGCGACGATGAGCGTTCGGTACAGCTACTGACAAGAAAAGTGACCCGGCCCCTTTTGGCGGGCGTCGGCCCGCGGGGGTATGATCTGCCTAGCACGTCATTATTCCTTCTTCCCGGCCAAAGGGGACGTCGATGAACAAACAGGTCTACATAGCGGCATATCACCAGTCCAAGTTCGGCAAGTTGATGGGCATGACGGTGCCTGAGATCGTCAAGAACGCTGTGACCGAGGTCTGTCAGCAGGTCAAGACCGATCCGTCCCAGATAGACGTCGGGTCGATTGGAGCCGCGTGCAACTTCACGCTCAATCAACAGGGTCTGCTGGCCGGTCTGATGGCCACGGTGCCAGGTCTCGAGGGCAAGCCGATTGAATCGGTCGAAAACGCGTGTGCCTCGGGTGGCCAGGCCGTGCTGTCGGTCGTCTACAAGTTGCTGCTCGGGATAGGCGAGGTCGGGATTGCGCTCGGTTACGAGAAGATGCGCGATAACGAGGGCAAGGCGGATGGCAAGTTGATTGGCGCGGCCCTGGGCGTGTTCTCGCATCCGGACGAGCGGCCCGGTAAGGTCTTCGTGTTTCCCCACATCTTCGCCGAGGTGATGGCCGACTACATGAAGACGCACGGCGTGACCGAGGCCGACCTGGCGCAGATTGCGGTGGTTGAATACGCCAACGGCAACAAGAACCCGTACGCTCAGATGCAGAAGGCGACAATGACTATCGAGCAGGCCATGAAGATTGAGGGCATCAATCGCTACATCGTCGATGGTCTGCCCCTCAAGACGTTTGACTGCTCTCAGATGACCGACGGCTACGCGGCGCTCATTATCGCAACCGAGGAGGGGCTGAAGCGGCTCGGCGTGGCCAAAGCCGACTGCGTGCAGATTGCGGGCTACGCGCAGGCCACCGACTCGTTGCTGCGCGCGGGCCGCGACGTCCTGCGCCCCAAGGGCGCACTCGGCGCGATGAACAAGGCGTACCAGATGGCCGGCGTCTCACCGGGCGACGTCAATGTCGCCGAGATCCACGATTGCTTCACCGTGATGGGCGCCATCGGGACCGAAGTCGTCGGTAAGGCCGGATATGGCAAGGGCGCGAAGTACTGGGTTGACGGAAAGGCCAACGTCGACGGCGAGTGCGGGATCAACACCTCCGGCGGCCTGATTGCGAAGGGACATCCGGTCGGCGCCACCGGCATTGCGATGCTCGGCTGGGCCGCCTGGCAGCTGCTTGGCAAAGTGCCGCCCGCCCTGCAGGTGAAGAACGCGAAGGCCGCCGCCACCTTCAACATTGGCGGACCCATCTGCGCGTCGGTGTGCACGGTATTGAAGCCGGCGTCGTAATCGGGCAGGTTCGGGGGCCGGGATGAACCAGGAAGAACGCACGCAGCGAAGCCGCACGGCCATCCTCGACGCGGCGCTCGGGCTGTTTTCGACGCAGGGCTACCGAGCGACGTCCATGCGGGACGTCGCGCAGAGAGCCTTGGTGTCGATTGGCAACGTCTACCATCACTTCGACGCCAAGGAAACGATCTTCCGGGAGCTCCTCGATGCGTTCTGGCGCGTGGTCGAGACGCCGGAGTTTCCCGTGACACACGCCCTGACCGTGGGGACGTTTCCGGAGAATCTGGAAGCCCTCGGCCACGCTGCCCAGGAGAGCATCGCCAAGTACCGGCCTTACATCAGGCTGATCTACGTGGACGTCGTCGAATTTGAAGGAAGCCACATCCGGAAGTTCTATTCCGAGATGGCCAGCGTCTTTGAGCGATTCGTCGAGGTCCACAAGGACGAGATCAGGATCGAAGGCAAGCTGCGCCGCGACATCCCGCCTGCCGAGGCGATCATGTTCGTGTTCCGGACATACCTTCAGCACTTCGCCGTCGAACTCGTCTTTGGCGTGCCTGATCTCTACGGCAAGAGCACTGGCCAGATTATTCGCGAGATTTCGGACATCATGCGCAACGGGCTGCTTCAAGCGAAGGCTTGAGGCACTAAGACAGCAGCACCATCACGCCGGGAATCACGGCCAGGTTGCCGGCCAACCACCACGGCCAGAACGCCCGGCCTTTGGGCAGCGTGAGATTAAACGCGAGCGTCATTGGCAGAACCACCCGCGGCGTGGCTCCGGGCTCTCCGCCCCACACGTGATCAGAGACGAGCAGCATGAGCACCGCGAAGACCGCCCCGGTGCACCACAGCGGGCTTCTGATGTTCGGCCGGAACAAGAGGCCGGCGGCCTGCACGGTGAGCGAGATCAGGACCAGCGCGCCTGGACTTCGCCAGATCGCGTTTGGGCCAAACGTGAAGAACGAGCCGTGGATCAGGCCATCCCACTGGGCGGCAAAGGCCGCAAGCGGCACGCCGAGCGACGGACCGTGGGCGAGCACCGTCGACCTGTAGATCGAACGCAGATAGTCGATCCACAACAGTTCTGGCAGCACCAGCAGCAGGCTGCACGCCAATAGCACCCATAGCCGCGGTCGTCTTCCCATGGCCAGTACGAGCGGGAAGAGCGCTGCGGCCGCCAGCAGGTTCGTTTCGCGCCCCAGCACGGACACCCCAACGATGGCCGCAGCCGTCTTGATGTGGCCTTTCTCGGCCGCGGTGACGGCCAGCGCGACCAGCAGCAGGCTCGGCCCGTCGAGCACCGCCAGCCTGACCGAAGCCAGCAGGCCCTGCGTAAAAAGGCACGCCGCCCACACCAGCAACCCACGCATATCATCGGCCGGCAGCCGACGTGCGAGCCACCAGGCCAGCAGGAGCCAGACCAGCACGTTCTGCACCGAGTAGGCCTGGAGAATCCACGCCGGGCGACCGAGCCCAAGGCAGTAGGCCGTCATCGAGAACAGGATGCGCCGGGCTCTGAACGGCGCCATGTCCATCAGCGTGTCGGTGTCGGGCTCGCGCAGGAGAGGGTCCATGGCCAACTGGGCATAGAATTGGCCGTCGTAGCCTGCCGTGCCAGGATAGTGGAAATGAGCCGTCCGCTGCAGCGTCTGGCTTTCGAACTCATGGTCGCGCTCGGAGAAGTTGATAAGCGAGGTGAACCCGGTGACCGGGTCGTAGTATCTCGCGACCAGGGCGAGCAGCATCATGACGAGCGCCAGTCGCGCGAGGGCTATGACGCGACCGCGGTGACGCGCGTATATGATCAGGATCGTGCTGTTGCTGATGCGCCGCGCAATGTTCACGATGATTCCATCCAACACCATTCGCGCTATCGGCGTTTCGCGACCGCAGTTCAACCGGGGTCTCGCGATCGCCGGTCTCGTGGCGCTCGTCGCGTTTCCAGGCGGTTGCAGCAGGGCTCCGCAGCCCATCCACATCGACCTGCTCTCGCTGCTGGCGCGCGCCGACAAGAGGCCGCCCAGCAGGCCAGGCGAAGCGTTCGTCGTGCGCGACGTCCAGTTTGACGGTCGCACGATTCCCGCCGTCATCGTTCCCCAGCCGAGCCGCATCGTGTGGACCGTCAGGATACCTCGCCGGGCGACGCTGACGACGCACGCGGGGCTGGCACCAGACCGCACCGGTAAGTATGCCGGAGATGCCGTATTCCGAATTGGCGTTTCTGGGGGAAAACTCTACGAGAAGGTGTATGAGCGCCGGCTGACCCCGAACAAGGTTGAGGCCGACCGCTCCTTCGTGCCGATCGCGGTCGACCTGTCGGCCTGGGCCGGGTGGCAGTGGAGCCTGTTCTATCGGCCGAGCGAGAGGGCGTGGAACGTCGTCTTCAGCGTCGATGGCACGAAATCATCTGATACCCCGCTGTGGCTGGCGCCCGCGATCAAGGGCGTTAAGTGAAGGGATTCCGGATGGTCGCTTGCGGGGTATGATGAGAAGCGCCGCACGCATGGCTGCTCCCGGGGACCCGATTTCATGAACGACATTGTCGACTTCATCCAGGTGAATCGTGATCGGTACGTCGAGGAACTGAAGCACTATCTGGCCATTCCCAGCATCAGCGCGATGCCGGAGCACGCCGGGGACGTGCGGCGGGCCGCCGAGTGGACCGCGGCTGAGATGACCCGCATCGGCATGGAGCATGTCCGCGTCGTCGAAACCGCAGGTCATCCCATCGTCTGTGGCGACTGGCTGCATGCGGAAGGCGCACCGACCGTGCTGCTTTATGGACACTACGACGTGCAGCCGGCGGACCCGATTGAGCTGTGGAAGTCGCCGCCGTTTGTCGCAACCATCCGGGACGGCGAGATCTACGCGCGTGGTGCCTGCGACGACAAGGGCCAGGTGTTCATCCACCTCAAGGCGATCGAAGCGCACATCCGCAAGTCGGGTCGGCTGCCCGTCAACTTCAAGGTCTTGCTGGAAGGCGAGGAGGAAGTCGGCAGCGTCAATCTCGTGCCCTACGTGCGAGACAACCGCGCTGCGCTGGCCTGCGACATGGTCCTCATCTCGGACACCGAGATGTTCGACCGCGGCGTACCATCGATCTGTTACGGCCTGCGTGGCCTCGCCTATATGCAGATCGACCTGCGCGGCACGAGCCAGGACCTGCATTCGGGCTCGTACGGCGGGGCCGTCGCCAATCCGGCCAACGTGCTCGCCCATGTCATCGCCCAACTCAAGGACAAGAGCGGCAACATCAAGATTCCCGGGTTCTATGATGACGTGCGGGCGCTGCGCGAGGAAGAGCGCGCGGAGTTCAAGCGCCTGCCGTTCAATGAAGTCGGATTCAAGAAGCACATCGGCGCCCCCCGCCTCACCGGCGAACGCGGCTACAGCGTGCTCGAACGCGTCTGGGCGAGACCGTCTCTCGATGTGAACGGGCTGCTGGCGGGCTGGACCGGCGAGGGCAGCAAGACCGTCATTGCCGCCACCGCGATGGCGAAGGTGAGCATGCGGCTCGTGCCGAACCAGGAACCCGAAAAAATTGCGGCGCTCTTCGAGGCCTACGTGAAGAAGATTACGCCGAAGACCGTCGACGTGAAGGTGACCAACCTGCACGGCGCGAAGCCGTGGATGACGGACTTCGACAACATCTACGTGCAGGCCGCCGGGCGCGCCATCGAGAAGGGGTTCGGAAAACGGCCGGTCTACACGCGCGAAGGCGGTTCAATCCCGGTCGTCGCGAACTTCCAGGAAGAGCTGAACGTGCCGGTCGTCCTCTTCGGCTTCGGCCTGCCGGATGACAATCTGCACGCGCCCAACGAGAAGTTCAGCCTCGACAACTTCTTCAACGGGATCGTGGCGTCGGCGTTTCTCTACACCGAGGTGGCGGCGACAAGACGGTAGTCGGCAGACAGTTTCTTCCGTGCCTTCGGCGACCCCGGGTCTGAAGACCCGGCGATCCAGAATCACTTCTTACCGTAGAACGGCGTCATGTCCCTCTTGCCGCGCTCCAGGTACGGCACGCCCTTCTCCATCCACTGCGGCAGCGGCGCCCCCAGCAGGTAGTGGTCGAAGAACTCGGCCATGTGCACGGTCCAGTACTTCATGTTCTCGCGCTCCCGCAGGCCGTGTTTCTCCCCGTTAAAGTTGAACATGTAGGCTTCCTTGCCGAGTCTCCGCAAGGCGGTGAAGAACTCAATCCCCTGGTACCACGGCACCGCGTCATCGTCATCATTGGCCATGGTCAGGTACGGCGTGTTCACCTTCTCAACCCAGAAGATCGGGGAATTCTCGATGAACTGCAGCGACCGCAGCCACGGCGGCGCGCCGATGCGGCTCTGCGTGCGTTCGTACTGGAACGCACGCGACATGCCCGTGCCCCAGCGGATGCCGCCGTAGGCACTCACCATGTCCACCACGGATGCCCCCGCCTCGACGGCCCTGAACATGTCGGTGCGCGTGATCAGGTAGCTGATCTGGTAGCCGCCCCAGCTGTGACCCTGGATGCCGATGCGCGCCGGATCGATGTAACCCTGCTCGACGATGTGCTGGACCGCCGGGATGACGCACTTGAGGGCGCCTTCGCCCGGATACCCGATCTCGTACTCGATGTCCGGCTGCAGCACGATGTAGCCGTTGCTGACATAGCGCGCCACGTTGATGCTGCTCGAACCAGGCGCCGGCGCCACGTACCGGTTCAGGCCCGCGGTCAACTGCTCGTAGATGTAAACCATCAACGGGTACTTCTTCGCCGGGTCGAAGTTCTCCGGCCTGGTCAGGATCGCGTGCAGCACCTTCCCATCAGCGTTGCGGTAGTCGACCAGTTCGGATCGGCCCCAGATGAACTGGGATTGCTGTGGGTTGGCATCGGAGATCTTCGTTGGGTTGCCGAAGGTCCCGCTGCTGACCCACAAGTTGGGGAATTCCTCGAAACGCTGCTCGGTGTGGAGATACACCTCGGCATCTTTCGCCTTGACGAGGCCCCCGACCGATTTATTCAGCATCACCAGTTTGGACGGGTCCGCGATTGGCGGCGGTGCCGGCAATGGCGGAGCGGCCTTCGTGTTCTTCGCCTCCACCTTCTTCGGAGCCCTTGGGTCGGTTGCCGGAGCCGCCGGCACCGGGGGAACACTCACCCTGTAGAAGCCGCTCGCCCTGGTCACATCGTCAGTGGTGGCGAGCAGCAGCGGTTTGTCCAGCTTGATGGGTTGATCTGAACCAGTTGGCCCGCGTCGGCGTCCCGCCGCCCCGCCCGCATCGTCGCCGTCAACGCGCTGATAGCGGAAGACGAGCTTCTGCTTGCGGCCCACTCCATTGGTGATCATCCGCGGCGCCGTGCCGTCGAAGCGGATCTCCCAGATGTCGTAGCGGTCGTACAACAGCACCGACCTGTCACCATCGGTCCATCCGGCAATACCGTACGTGCCAGGCAGATCGGGTGTGTCCCAGTATTCGTTCTCGAACTTGACGCCGAGGTTCGCGGTCAGGTTGATCCGTCTGCGGTCGGCGGCCTGGTAGACGATCCACTCGTGTTGGTTGGCGTCGTAGTAGATGACGTACTTGCCGCCGGGAGACAGCCGCGCGTCAAACGGCGACTTGTCGAGGATTTTCTGGCGGCTCCCATCCTGGAGGCTGACAAGGTAGTAGTCGTTGTAGCCCATGTCCCAGGACACCTGCTGGCGGTATGGCACATCGGACACGCCAATCGCCATCGCATTGTCTTCCGTCAGCCTGATCGTCGGCATGTCCGGGCTGGCGAGCACGACGATGCGCCTGTCCTTTGGGTAGACGACGGCCTGGTAGTTGCGCTTCTTCTCTTCTTCGGCGCGGACTTTCTGCATCGGCTGCAGTTCGGCGTCCTTCCAGTGCCAGATGTCGACCTTGACCGGTTCTGGTGCATCCTCGGGCGGGTCGGGCACCGGCGGCTTCGCGTAGCCGAAGAAGAGCCGCGTACCATCCTTCGAGAAGTCGAGCGTGCCGTTCTCACTGGCCGCCATCCCGTCGGGCATGCCCTTGGTTCCCTCGGCAACCAACTCAACGGCGGCCTCAGTCGCCGTTGGCCACAAGTAGAGCTTGTAGGTCGTGACGTCGTTCTTGTAGGTGTCGCGGTCTGCCAGGAAGGCGAGTTGCGCGGCCTTGTCGTCGAAGGACAGTCCCTTGTAGTGGCCGAGGCCGGAGACGAGCGTCCTGGTGACTCCATCGGTCGATCGCCGCGCGTACGCTCCGTCTTTGTCGGGTGTCTTGGCAGCCGACGACACGCCGTACGCGAGCCAGGCGCCGTCCTTACTCCACGCGTACTCGACGACCTCGGGAATGGTCGCTTGGGTCCCCGTGGCGAGTTCTCGGACGACGAGTTCGGTGCCAGGGTCCTTCTTCTTTTCCTTCTTCTTCGCGTCTTCAGCCTTGGCCTCGGGCTTGGCCTCCGCCTTTGGTTCAGGCTTCGCACCCGCCTTGGATTCGCCCTCCTTCTTTTCCGGCGTCTCGAGCAGGTACGCAACGTACTTGCCGGAGTCCTCTGGCAGCTTGAAACTCTTCACACGGGCCGCCGAAAAGCCCTCTCCGGTGGCGAGGTTCAACACGCCGAAACCAGCCTTGGGTTGTTCCTCAGGTTTCTTCTTCTCCTTCTTGGCCTTGTCGACTTCAGCCTTCACGGGCGCGACGGCAAACACCACGAACTTGTCGTCAGATGTGAACACGGCGTCACGTCCCCGCGCCTGCCGCTTCTCAGCATTCGTCTTCAGGTTGCGGATGACGAGTTCGCCGTCGCCATCCTGCGGCGCGAGCGTGTAGATGAGCCAGGTGCCATCGCGCGACAGCTTCGTGCCCTGAATGGACTTCCAGCCGTCATAGACGTCGTGAGTGATGGCGCGTTTCGCGGGCTGCTGCGCCGAAAGGCCGTCGAATGCCAACCAGAAGCACGCCACCAGGATCAGACACAGAGCGAGTCTTGCACGCTGCCGCATGGGAACTCCTTCCAAAAATCGGGCGCGCGCATGGTAGCACACCCGCCTTCGCCCTTGGGACGCCGAAGCTGCCATAGGCAGCGAAGGCGCCTACGGCTTCGGCGCGGCTCCGGCCGCCTTCGCCGCTGGCTACGGCGGGCCAAGGGCGCGAGTTGCAGGGGCGCGATTGATCGCGTCCGCGTTATCTCAACGGGCGGGAATCGTGGACTGCGCCATCTTCTCCCCGGCGTGGACAGGGATTGGCAGCCGGTTCTGCTTCGGGGGGTAGGGGCAGTCGTAGTCGTGGTTGTAGTAGCAGTACGGATTGAACGCCCGATTGAAATCGACGACGTAGACGCCGGTCTTGCTGCGATCGATCTCCAGGTACCGCCCCGCGGAGTAGGTCTCCGTGCCGCTGGTCAGATCGCTGAACGGAATGAACAGCCGATCGGGTGGCGTGTCGGCCTCGACAAATGCGGCCAGCGAAAGTGGCCGTCCCTTGAGCGTGAACTCGAGCGTGCCGACCTGCTCCATATCGCGGATCTTCCCTGTGGATGTCGGCATCTTCGCCGGCGTGCGTACCGGCGCGGGCGTAAACGATGCCGGCACGGCGTACGCGGGATCGGGAGCGAAGTACTTGAGCGGGAGATAGGTGGCGCGCGCGCTCGCGGGAACCGGCGAGTTCTCCGCCGAGAGAAAAGCGGCGTCCTTGCTTGCCCGTTCGGCCTGCAATGTCCCGATGTACTCCGCGTCGGCATCAACCGGTTTGCCACCGCACGCGACCGCAATCGCCAGCAACCCAAGCAGGCAGAACGGGAGTCCGAACTTCCTATCTGAAGACATATCCCCCCTTGGCGACCGTCGCGTCCGCGATCCGGCGCCTCAAGGCAATCGTATTCACTGGCACAGGCTTCAACAAGCGCCGCAACGCGGCCAGGTGCATCCGCAGCATGTCGCCGTCGGCAAGCGCAGCGAGCGCCTGTTTCGCGTTGAACTCCACGCGCGCGGCGGCATCGTTGACGAAGACCTGCGCGGCATCCTGCTGCAGCGCAGCCCTCGGCAGTGATCGTGCGGCGGCGTCGATCGCCCGGAGCACGGCGCTTTCGGCCTGGTACGTGTCGATGAGGATGTCGGCGATCGACATCATCACTTCCTGCTCTTCGCCAAGCTTCTCGGCGTGCTTGAGCATCCCGACGCCCATCACCGCGAGCGCGACCTTCTTGAGACTCGCGACGGTCTGCTGCTCATCGCCGAGTACCCCGCCGGCCGTCCTGGCGCCCATCTGCGGCGGGCCCATCAACTCATCCTGCAGTTTCTTCGCCGCCTGGATGATCGGCAGGTCGCCCTTGAGCGCGCGGCGCATCAGCATCCCGGGGATGAGCAACCGGTTGATCTCGTTGGTGCCTTCGAAGATGCGGTTCACCCGGGCATCGCGGAAGTGGCGCTCGGCAGGGTAGTCGCGCACGTACCCGTTGCCGCCGTGGATCTGGATGTTCTCATCGAGAACGAAATCGACGACCTCGCTACCGGCGACCTTGGCGATTGAGGCCTCGACGGCATACTCCTCGCCGGCCGCCAGCACGGCAGCCATATCTTCGCGCGACGTCTGGTGTTCGTTGATCGCGACATCGAGCAGGCCCGCCGTCCGGTAGAGCATGCTCTCGAGCGCGTAGGTCCGCGCGCTCATCTCACCAATTTTGTGTTTGATGGCGCCAAAGGTGGCGATGGGATGTCCGAACTGCTGCCGAGCTGCCGCATAGCGGGCCGACTCGCCAACCACCGCGACGCTGCCCCCGGCGCACATGAAGCCGAGCTTGAGGCGGCCGAAGTTGAGCACGTTGAAGGCGACGCGGTGGCCCTTGCCCACCTCGCCCAGCACGTTCTCGGCCGGCACGCGCACGTCCTGCAGCAGCACGGACGTAGTCGACGACCCGAGCAGCCCCATCTTGTGCTCTTCTTTTCCGCTCGACACCCCCGGATACGCCCGCTCGACGATGAACGCCGTAAAGTGTTGGCCTTCGACCTTGGCGAACACGATGTAGAGATCCGCGAATCCGCCGTTAGAGATCCACATCTTCTCGCCAGTGATGACGAAGCTGCCGTCGGCCTGGCGCATCGCGCGCGTTTTCACGGCGAGCGCGTCGGACCCCGCGCCGGACTCGGACAGGCCGTACGCGCCGATGATCTCCGCCGTCACCAGGCGCGGCACGTACTTCTGCTTCTGCGCCTCGGTGCCGAAGAGCAGAATCGCGAGC
This genomic interval from Acidobacteriota bacterium contains the following:
- a CDS encoding outer membrane lipoprotein-sorting protein; translated protein: MNRSLTALALVAALASPAIVQAQDAREIMLEQQRRTDAKSQRWEGLLQVFDASGKVSDKRWVFERLGAHGGSKSLLTFVAPPDVKGVMLLVLSYPDRASDQWMWIPANERERRVALQDRATRFFGTDFTFEDLEERDVEQYSYSMVGDEAIDGVACWKIESRPKQAKASQYTRSYIWVRKDNYAFQQFENYIKKELVRRLKYSRIEQVQGIWSARMAEMTDFRRNSRTVLTFEKLLYNTPMNEEGFTVQALRRGK
- a CDS encoding thiolase family protein gives rise to the protein MNKQVYIAAYHQSKFGKLMGMTVPEIVKNAVTEVCQQVKTDPSQIDVGSIGAACNFTLNQQGLLAGLMATVPGLEGKPIESVENACASGGQAVLSVVYKLLLGIGEVGIALGYEKMRDNEGKADGKLIGAALGVFSHPDERPGKVFVFPHIFAEVMADYMKTHGVTEADLAQIAVVEYANGNKNPYAQMQKATMTIEQAMKIEGINRYIVDGLPLKTFDCSQMTDGYAALIIATEEGLKRLGVAKADCVQIAGYAQATDSLLRAGRDVLRPKGALGAMNKAYQMAGVSPGDVNVAEIHDCFTVMGAIGTEVVGKAGYGKGAKYWVDGKANVDGECGINTSGGLIAKGHPVGATGIAMLGWAAWQLLGKVPPALQVKNAKAAATFNIGGPICASVCTVLKPAS
- a CDS encoding TetR/AcrR family transcriptional regulator, which codes for MNQEERTQRSRTAILDAALGLFSTQGYRATSMRDVAQRALVSIGNVYHHFDAKETIFRELLDAFWRVVETPEFPVTHALTVGTFPENLEALGHAAQESIAKYRPYIRLIYVDVVEFEGSHIRKFYSEMASVFERFVEVHKDEIRIEGKLRRDIPPAEAIMFVFRTYLQHFAVELVFGVPDLYGKSTGQIIREISDIMRNGLLQAKA
- a CDS encoding dipeptidase; protein product: MNDIVDFIQVNRDRYVEELKHYLAIPSISAMPEHAGDVRRAAEWTAAEMTRIGMEHVRVVETAGHPIVCGDWLHAEGAPTVLLYGHYDVQPADPIELWKSPPFVATIRDGEIYARGACDDKGQVFIHLKAIEAHIRKSGRLPVNFKVLLEGEEEVGSVNLVPYVRDNRAALACDMVLISDTEMFDRGVPSICYGLRGLAYMQIDLRGTSQDLHSGSYGGAVANPANVLAHVIAQLKDKSGNIKIPGFYDDVRALREEERAEFKRLPFNEVGFKKHIGAPRLTGERGYSVLERVWARPSLDVNGLLAGWTGEGSKTVIAATAMAKVSMRLVPNQEPEKIAALFEAYVKKITPKTVDVKVTNLHGAKPWMTDFDNIYVQAAGRAIEKGFGKRPVYTREGGSIPVVANFQEELNVPVVLFGFGLPDDNLHAPNEKFSLDNFFNGIVASAFLYTEVAATRR
- a CDS encoding prolyl oligopeptidase family serine peptidase, whose product is MRQRARLALCLILVACFWLAFDGLSAQQPAKRAITHDVYDGWKSIQGTKLSRDGTWLIYTLAPQDGDGELVIRNLKTNAEKRQARGRDAVFTSDDKFVVFAVAPVKAEVDKAKKEKKKPEEQPKAGFGVLNLATGEGFSAARVKSFKLPEDSGKYVAYLLETPEKKEGESKAGAKPEPKAEAKPEAKAEDAKKKEKKKDPGTELVVRELATGTQATIPEVVEYAWSKDGAWLAYGVSSAAKTPDKDGAYARRSTDGVTRTLVSGLGHYKGLSFDDKAAQLAFLADRDTYKNDVTTYKLYLWPTATEAAVELVAEGTKGMPDGMAASENGTLDFSKDGTRLFFGYAKPPVPDPPEDAPEPVKVDIWHWKDAELQPMQKVRAEEEKKRNYQAVVYPKDRRIVVLASPDMPTIRLTEDNAMAIGVSDVPYRQQVSWDMGYNDYYLVSLQDGSRQKILDKSPFDARLSPGGKYVIYYDANQHEWIVYQAADRRRINLTANLGVKFENEYWDTPDLPGTYGIAGWTDGDRSVLLYDRYDIWEIRFDGTAPRMITNGVGRKQKLVFRYQRVDGDDAGGAAGRRRGPTGSDQPIKLDKPLLLATTDDVTRASGFYRVSVPPVPAAPATDPRAPKKVEAKNTKAAPPLPAPPPIADPSKLVMLNKSVGGLVKAKDAEVYLHTEQRFEEFPNLWVSSGTFGNPTKISDANPQQSQFIWGRSELVDYRNADGKVLHAILTRPENFDPAKKYPLMVYIYEQLTAGLNRYVAPAPGSSSINVARYVSNGYIVLQPDIEYEIGYPGEGALKCVIPAVQHIVEQGYIDPARIGIQGHSWGGYQISYLITRTDMFRAVEAGASVVDMVSAYGGIRWGTGMSRAFQYERTQSRIGAPPWLRSLQFIENSPIFWVEKVNTPYLTMANDDDDAVPWYQGIEFFTALRRLGKEAYMFNFNGEKHGLRERENMKYWTVHMAEFFDHYLLGAPLPQWMEKGVPYLERGKRDMTPFYGKK
- a CDS encoding DUF1684 domain-containing protein, with the protein product MSSDRKFGLPFCLLGLLAIAVACGGKPVDADAEYIGTLQAERASKDAAFLSAENSPVPASARATYLPLKYFAPDPAYAVPASFTPAPVRTPAKMPTSTGKIRDMEQVGTLEFTLKGRPLSLAAFVEADTPPDRLFIPFSDLTSGTETYSAGRYLEIDRSKTGVYVVDFNRAFNPYCYYNHDYDCPYPPKQNRLPIPVHAGEKMAQSTIPAR